From a single Vanacampus margaritifer isolate UIUO_Vmar chromosome 15, RoL_Vmar_1.0, whole genome shotgun sequence genomic region:
- the man2b2 gene encoding epididymis-specific alpha-mannosidase isoform X3: MPVLFALAGFDAHLISRVDYDLKDAMQKTKKLQFVWRGSASLQDRQQIFTHTMDQFSYCTPSYLSFSNSSGFYWNGVALFPDPPKNGVYPNMSLPVTKETVHAYASTMVENIKQRADWFRTNHVLWPWGCDKQFYNSSVQFANMDPLMDYINKNSKDFGVTVQYATLGEYFQAVHDAQLVWEVRGSEDFLPYSTDSHQAWTGFYASRNILKGVSRRASAQLHAAETLFTLYRINYPDGPVAKDWALDKLRALRWAVSEVQHHDGITGTESPKVADMYLQHLTQAMMGGEELLAAIFLLLHNIDILSTPINHKTAGARQDLEQHVIVYNPLAWNISTVINVTVTFPFARVFDESRRPVPAQIQRSALSNVTYDLFILADVGGLQHIKYLIKFSEKPCSVRSKCGSTFEARGVPFETRSVQDWKKSGRRLLPVLSECYKLMFDQDTNLLHSITHLHDKRRVRVTQDFWEYRVNGDVKAGPISDNYIFSANGSAVRAYEAVRMEIVPGDIITEIRQYFYRNESDDDYAFFIVTRVPECFGSKVRCHGLEQTYSLGPLPVNAEVVLRTSSSLKSERTLYTDNNGYQMMKRTHREFANNTLARNYFPMVRAAYIEDELSRLVLVSDRAHGVSSQASGELEVMLHRRLWNNLPWNLGYNLTLNDSSVVRPTLRLMLASKDVASKIYQREAIELQHRPIVIPIDLPQLHWKEKEHPGSPHTRAVVLPPNLHLLSLSIPGWNYSIHSGENVQPEPDYDRVLLRIMHLFEEEEDPELSKPVTVNLKDVLRGIGEVSAMEERSLTGIWDVGSLQRWTWRTMDNKAGKKRSPRRFGDDPFSVTISAKEIRTFFVSFNSRNL; the protein is encoded by the exons ATGCCCGTGCTCTTCGCCCTGGCTGGGTTCGACGCTCATCTCATCTCCCGTGTTGACTACGACCTGAAAGACGCCATGCAGAAGACTAAG AAATTGCAGTTTGTGTGGCGAGGTTCTGCCTCTTTGCAAGATCGGCAGCAGATCTTTACTCACACCATGGACCAATTCAGCTACTGCACGCCATCTTACCTGTCATTCTCTAACAG CTCTGGCTTCTACTGGAATGGTGTGGCCTTGTTCCCCGACCCCCCGAAAAACGGCGTGTACCCCAACATGAGCTTGCCCGTCACCAAGGAGACGGTGCACGCCTACGCCAGCACCATGGTGGAGAACATCAAGCAGAGGGCCGACTGGTTTCGGACCAACCACGTTCTGTGGCCATGG GGCTGCGACAAACAGTTCTACAACTCGTCCGTGCAGTTCGCCAACATGGACCCATTAATGGACTACATCAACAAGAACAGTAAAGACTTTGGGGTCACGGTCCAGTATGCCACGCTCGGTGAATACTTCCAAGCCGTGCACGACGCGCAACTCGTATGGGAGGTGCGTGGGAGCGAAGACTTCCTGCCTTATTCTACAG ACTCCCACCAGGCGTGGACAGGCTTTTATGCCTCTCGGAACATCCTAAAAGGGGTGTCGCGGCGAGCCAGTGCCCAACTTCATGCGGCGGAGACTCTCTTCACTCTGTACCGCATCAACTATCCGGACGGACCTGTCGCTAAAGACTGGGCGCTTGATAAGCTAAGAGCTCTACGCTGGGCCGTCTCAGAG gtccAGCACCACGATGGCATCACTGGCACAGAGTCCCCAAAAGTAGCAGACATGTACCTGCAGCATCTCACGCAGGCCATGATGGGCGGGGAGGAGCTTCTGGCGGCCATCTTCTTGCTGCTGCACAACATTGACATCTTGAGCACCCCCATTAACCACAAAACag CAGGTGCTCGGCAGGATTTGGAGCAACACGTGATTGTTTACAACCCGCTAGCATGGAACATCTCGACTGTCATCAATGTCACTGTGACGTTCCCGTTTGCACGAGTCTTTGATGAGTCAAGACGACCCGTACCCGCGCAG ATCCAAAGGTCCGCCTTGTCCAATGTCACCTACGACCTGTTCATCCTGGCAGACGTGGGAGGTCTTCAGCACATTAAGTACTTGATCAAGTTCTCAGAGAAGCCGTGCTCGGTGAGGTCCAAGTGTGGCAGCACCTTCGAAGCCAGAGGGGTTCCTTTCGAAACACGCAGTGTGCAGGATTGGAAGAAATCGGGCAGGAGGCTCCTGCCGGTTCTGAGCGAGTGTTACAAGCTCATGTTTGACCAGGACACAAATTTACTACACAGCATCACGCATCT GCATGACAAGAGACGGGTACGAGTGACTCAGGATTTTTGGGAGTACCGCGTGAACGGTGACGTAAAAGCGGGGCCCATTTCGGATAACTACATCTTCAGCGCCAACGGTTCAGCTGTGCGGGCGTACGAGGCCGTGCGAATGGAGATAGTCCCTGGTGACATCATCACTGAAATCAGGCAGTACTTCTACAG GAATGAAAGCGACGACGACTACGCTTTCTTCATCGTCACCCGCGTCCCAGAATGCTTCGGGAGCAAAGTGCGGTGTCACGGGCTGGAGCAGACGTATTCACTGGGGCCTCTGCCCGTCAACGCCGAGGTCGTCCTCAGGACCAGCTCGTCTTTGAAGAGCGAGAGGACGCTGTACACGGACAACAATGGCTACCAGATGATGAAGAGGACGCATAGAGAGTTCGCTAACAACACTTTAGCTCGT AATTATTTCCCCATGGTTCGAGCTGCCTACATAGAGGACGAGCTCAGCCGGCTAGTGCTGGTCAGCGACCGAGCCCACGGCGTGTCCAGCCAAGCCAGTGGAGAACTCGAG GTCATGCTCCACAGGCGCCTGTGGAACAACCTGCCCTGGAACCTCGGCTACAACCTGACCCTCAACGATAGCTCGGTGGTCCGCCCTACGCTGCGCTTGATGCTGGCCTCTAAGGATGTCGCTTCCAAAATTTACCAGAGGGAGGCGATAGAGCTGCAGCACAGACCTATCGTCATACCCATCGACTTGCCAC AGCTGCACTGGAAGGAGAAGGAGCATCCAGGAAGTCCTCACACTCGGGCCGTGGTGCTGCCGCCCAACCTCCACCTGCTCAGCCTTAGCATCCCCGGCTGGAACTACAGCATCCACTCAG gtgaaaatgtgcaGCCGGAGCCTGACTATGATCGGGTCCTGTTGAGAATCATGCATCTGTTTGAGGAAGAAGAAGACCCCGAGCTTTCAAAGCCGGTCACCGTCAACTTGAAG GATGTGCTGCGGGGCATAGGGGAGGTGTCAGCTATGGAGGAGCGTTCTCTGACAGGAATTTGGGATGTAGGCAGCCTGCAGAGGTGGACGTGGAGAACTATGGATAACAAAGCTGGGA AGAAGAGAAGCCCCAGGCGGTTTGGAGACGATCCCTTCTCAGTGACCATTTCAGCCAAAGAAATCCGAACCTTCTTTGTTTCTTTCAACTCTAGGAATCTTTAA
- the LOC144035378 gene encoding low density lipoprotein receptor adapter protein 1 produces MSLGTFHLMQTLKNSPAALRRRFRRDRTESLSHGDPLFKVHYLGTEKIFSLDREQARDAIGRLLAGVSTGKKLSKDHALVVRPRYVEVKELSTGRQLTKTYLQDIAYCAADPDRPNVFLYICKHHGQQLQCRVFWCNRAERARDMTSCLAHSFQRALSDWQREGSATPPSRAEDTAVSPAAKSSTLPASLGKARWRKRGSVSRSPMRAIARRGSASDSWR; encoded by the exons ATGTCCCTCGGCACGTTCCACCTCATGCAAACCCTGAAGAACTCGCCGGCCGCTCTGCGCCGCCGTTTCCGTCGCGACCGCACTGAGTCGCTGTCCCACGGCGACCCGCTCTTTAAGGTCCACTACCTGGGCACCGAGAAGATCTTCTCCCTGGACCGGGAGCAGGCGCGGGACGCCATCGGCCGCCTGCTGGCAGGCGTGTCCACCGGCAAGAAGCTAAGCAAGGACCACGCCCTGGTAGTGCGGCCCCGCTACGTGGAGGTCAAGGAGCTGAGCACAGGCCGGCAGCTCACCAAGACGTACCTGCAGGACATTGCGTACTGCGCCGCCGACCCCGACCGCCCCAACGTCTTCCTGTACATCTGCAAGCACCACGGGCAGCAGCTGCAGTGCCGCGTGTTCTGGTGCAACCGGGCCGAGAGGGCTCGAGATATGACCAGCTGCTTGGCGCACTCATTCCAGCGGGCGCTGAGCGACTGGCAGCGGGAGGGCTCGGCGACGCCGCCGTCAAGGGCTGAGGACACCGCCGTCTCCCCCGCCGCCAAGAGCTCCACGCTACCCGCCAGCCTGGGCAAAG CCCGTTGGAGGAAGAGAGGCTCTGTGTCCCGAAGCCCCATGCGAGCCATCGCCAGACGAGGGTCCGCCTCTGACAGCTGgagatga
- the man2b2 gene encoding epididymis-specific alpha-mannosidase isoform X1, protein MRLLLSIFYLISYSDVMTDAIEPIQTFVIPHSHMDVGWVYTIQESMHAYAANVYSSVVEELSKDRNRRFIAVEQEFFRLWWDNVASGSQKKQVRQLVKEGQLEFVLGGQVMPDEAVTDLDDLLLQMTEGHGFLFETFGVRPRFSWGVDPFGASATMPVLFALAGFDAHLISRVDYDLKDAMQKTKKLQFVWRGSASLQDRQQIFTHTMDQFSYCTPSYLSFSNSSGFYWNGVALFPDPPKNGVYPNMSLPVTKETVHAYASTMVENIKQRADWFRTNHVLWPWGCDKQFYNSSVQFANMDPLMDYINKNSKDFGVTVQYATLGEYFQAVHDAQLVWEVRGSEDFLPYSTDSHQAWTGFYASRNILKGVSRRASAQLHAAETLFTLYRINYPDGPVAKDWALDKLRALRWAVSEVQHHDGITGTESPKVADMYLQHLTQAMMGGEELLAAIFLLLHNIDILSTPINHKTAGARQDLEQHVIVYNPLAWNISTVINVTVTFPFARVFDESRRPVPAQIQRSALSNVTYDLFILADVGGLQHIKYLIKFSEKPCSVRSKCGSTFEARGVPFETRSVQDWKKSGRRLLPVLSECYKLMFDQDTNLLHSITHLHDKRRVRVTQDFWEYRVNGDVKAGPISDNYIFSANGSAVRAYEAVRMEIVPGDIITEIRQYFYRNESDDDYAFFIVTRVPECFGSKVRCHGLEQTYSLGPLPVNAEVVLRTSSSLKSERTLYTDNNGYQMMKRTHREFANNTLARNYFPMVRAAYIEDELSRLVLVSDRAHGVSSQASGELEVMLHRRLWNNLPWNLGYNLTLNDSSVVRPTLRLMLASKDVASKIYQREAIELQHRPIVIPIDLPQLHWKEKEHPGSPHTRAVVLPPNLHLLSLSIPGWNYSIHSGENVQPEPDYDRVLLRIMHLFEEEEDPELSKPVTVNLKDVLRGIGEVSAMEERSLTGIWDVGSLQRWTWRTMDNKAGKKRSPRRFGDDPFSVTISAKEIRTFFVSFNSRNL, encoded by the exons TGTGGTGGAGGAGCTTTCCAAGGATAGGAATCGCAGGTTTATCGCCGTGGAGCAGGAATTCTTTCGACTGTGGTGGGATAATGTAGCCTCGGGCTCCCAAAAGAAACAA GTTCGGCAGCTTGTAAAAGAAGGCCAACTTGAGTTCGTCCTGGGCGGCCAAGTGATGCCCGATGAAGCTGTTACAGATCTAGATGATTTGCTGCTCCAAATGACAG AGGGCCACGGCTTCCTCTTCGAGACGTTTGGCGTGCGTCCGCGCTTCTCGTGGGGTGTCGATCCCTTCGGGGCCTCCGCCACCATGCCCGTGCTCTTCGCCCTGGCTGGGTTCGACGCTCATCTCATCTCCCGTGTTGACTACGACCTGAAAGACGCCATGCAGAAGACTAAG AAATTGCAGTTTGTGTGGCGAGGTTCTGCCTCTTTGCAAGATCGGCAGCAGATCTTTACTCACACCATGGACCAATTCAGCTACTGCACGCCATCTTACCTGTCATTCTCTAACAG CTCTGGCTTCTACTGGAATGGTGTGGCCTTGTTCCCCGACCCCCCGAAAAACGGCGTGTACCCCAACATGAGCTTGCCCGTCACCAAGGAGACGGTGCACGCCTACGCCAGCACCATGGTGGAGAACATCAAGCAGAGGGCCGACTGGTTTCGGACCAACCACGTTCTGTGGCCATGG GGCTGCGACAAACAGTTCTACAACTCGTCCGTGCAGTTCGCCAACATGGACCCATTAATGGACTACATCAACAAGAACAGTAAAGACTTTGGGGTCACGGTCCAGTATGCCACGCTCGGTGAATACTTCCAAGCCGTGCACGACGCGCAACTCGTATGGGAGGTGCGTGGGAGCGAAGACTTCCTGCCTTATTCTACAG ACTCCCACCAGGCGTGGACAGGCTTTTATGCCTCTCGGAACATCCTAAAAGGGGTGTCGCGGCGAGCCAGTGCCCAACTTCATGCGGCGGAGACTCTCTTCACTCTGTACCGCATCAACTATCCGGACGGACCTGTCGCTAAAGACTGGGCGCTTGATAAGCTAAGAGCTCTACGCTGGGCCGTCTCAGAG gtccAGCACCACGATGGCATCACTGGCACAGAGTCCCCAAAAGTAGCAGACATGTACCTGCAGCATCTCACGCAGGCCATGATGGGCGGGGAGGAGCTTCTGGCGGCCATCTTCTTGCTGCTGCACAACATTGACATCTTGAGCACCCCCATTAACCACAAAACag CAGGTGCTCGGCAGGATTTGGAGCAACACGTGATTGTTTACAACCCGCTAGCATGGAACATCTCGACTGTCATCAATGTCACTGTGACGTTCCCGTTTGCACGAGTCTTTGATGAGTCAAGACGACCCGTACCCGCGCAG ATCCAAAGGTCCGCCTTGTCCAATGTCACCTACGACCTGTTCATCCTGGCAGACGTGGGAGGTCTTCAGCACATTAAGTACTTGATCAAGTTCTCAGAGAAGCCGTGCTCGGTGAGGTCCAAGTGTGGCAGCACCTTCGAAGCCAGAGGGGTTCCTTTCGAAACACGCAGTGTGCAGGATTGGAAGAAATCGGGCAGGAGGCTCCTGCCGGTTCTGAGCGAGTGTTACAAGCTCATGTTTGACCAGGACACAAATTTACTACACAGCATCACGCATCT GCATGACAAGAGACGGGTACGAGTGACTCAGGATTTTTGGGAGTACCGCGTGAACGGTGACGTAAAAGCGGGGCCCATTTCGGATAACTACATCTTCAGCGCCAACGGTTCAGCTGTGCGGGCGTACGAGGCCGTGCGAATGGAGATAGTCCCTGGTGACATCATCACTGAAATCAGGCAGTACTTCTACAG GAATGAAAGCGACGACGACTACGCTTTCTTCATCGTCACCCGCGTCCCAGAATGCTTCGGGAGCAAAGTGCGGTGTCACGGGCTGGAGCAGACGTATTCACTGGGGCCTCTGCCCGTCAACGCCGAGGTCGTCCTCAGGACCAGCTCGTCTTTGAAGAGCGAGAGGACGCTGTACACGGACAACAATGGCTACCAGATGATGAAGAGGACGCATAGAGAGTTCGCTAACAACACTTTAGCTCGT AATTATTTCCCCATGGTTCGAGCTGCCTACATAGAGGACGAGCTCAGCCGGCTAGTGCTGGTCAGCGACCGAGCCCACGGCGTGTCCAGCCAAGCCAGTGGAGAACTCGAG GTCATGCTCCACAGGCGCCTGTGGAACAACCTGCCCTGGAACCTCGGCTACAACCTGACCCTCAACGATAGCTCGGTGGTCCGCCCTACGCTGCGCTTGATGCTGGCCTCTAAGGATGTCGCTTCCAAAATTTACCAGAGGGAGGCGATAGAGCTGCAGCACAGACCTATCGTCATACCCATCGACTTGCCAC AGCTGCACTGGAAGGAGAAGGAGCATCCAGGAAGTCCTCACACTCGGGCCGTGGTGCTGCCGCCCAACCTCCACCTGCTCAGCCTTAGCATCCCCGGCTGGAACTACAGCATCCACTCAG gtgaaaatgtgcaGCCGGAGCCTGACTATGATCGGGTCCTGTTGAGAATCATGCATCTGTTTGAGGAAGAAGAAGACCCCGAGCTTTCAAAGCCGGTCACCGTCAACTTGAAG GATGTGCTGCGGGGCATAGGGGAGGTGTCAGCTATGGAGGAGCGTTCTCTGACAGGAATTTGGGATGTAGGCAGCCTGCAGAGGTGGACGTGGAGAACTATGGATAACAAAGCTGGGA AGAAGAGAAGCCCCAGGCGGTTTGGAGACGATCCCTTCTCAGTGACCATTTCAGCCAAAGAAATCCGAACCTTCTTTGTTTCTTTCAACTCTAGGAATCTTTAA
- the tnfsf12 gene encoding tumor necrosis factor ligand superfamily member 12 — MHRIAPRRRKLRALWASLALLALSVAACSALFTAWTWRQTRDLSQSFHILQERLEQVNTQRKAIVQLILEKRELLVGQRVKRDGGTLRGKHGNGKKAASHFEITKVSSQQVGEGGVIKGWEERVLNMSKAVSYNKEEGTFVVEKPGVYFLFCQVLFNEQESQYVKLDVVTGGQRPQKLQCMEGYGTTPSAGPHPSHFLKPCQVSGLLRLDKGTELHAVTGPSFRLHTVGNPSASPHVFSIFKVN, encoded by the exons ATGCATCGGATCGCCCCGCGGCGGCGCAAGCTCCGGGCGCTTTGGGCTTCGCTGGCCCTGCTGGCTCTATCCGTGGCCGCCTGCAGCGCACTCTTCACAGCGTGGACCTGGCGCCAGACGCGGGACCTGTCCCAGTCCTTCCACATCCTCCAGGAGCGCCTCGAGCAG GTCAACACGCAGAGGAAGGCCATCGTGCAGCTCATCCTGGAGAAGCGAGAGCTGCTTGTCGGCCAGAGAGTGAAACGAGAcg GGGGGACGCTGCGCGGGAAGCACGGAAACGGGAAGAAAGCGGCGTCTCATTTTGAGA TCACCAAAGTCTCCTCTCAGCAAG TGGGTGAAGGAGGTGTGATCAAGGGCTGGGAGGAGCGCGTGCTGAACATGAGCAAAGCGGTGAGCTACAACAAGGAGGAAGGCACCTTCGTCGTGGAGAAGCCTGGCGTCTACTTCCTCTTCTGTCAG GTTCTCTTCAACGAGCAGGAGTCCCAGTACGTCAAGCTGGACGTGGTGACGGGCGGCCAGAGGCCCCAGAAGCTGCAGTGCATGGAGGGCTACGGGACCACCCCGTCGGCCGGACCGCACCCGTCGCACTTCCTGAAACCGTGCCAGGTGTCGGGGCTGCTGCGGCTGGACAAGGGCACCGAGCTGCACGCCGTCACGGGCCCGTCCTTCCGGCTGCACACGGTGGGAAACCCGTCGGCTTCGCCTCACGTCTTCAGCATCTTTAAAGTCAACTGA
- the LOC144035377 gene encoding uncharacterized protein LOC144035377, with protein MMTTVNKREREQRRKLQHFLADLALLGSLQGFKYFQPWLRGKEELLLTVVNEDLGWRSPGFAVSRASSSSVSSSDCSSSRSSSPSLASRASSPLPGEPWGPAPDSPTRPRTVRDPSSEEHLLPASPSELEMAVPEVNCTLFLLAGYVKYGRPHAWIRSNHERLVSIRGTDSMVRDTPMKLKSITDWQTGGIRVWDMISELVSLCTVPFPSNPFALDLRYIQSLPVPERFLATGALLNFLETYAICGNRDEMHYDKVLEEVKPLRRLHVQTLLELQRLKKTSAKQDTDISTCVS; from the exons ATGATGACTACCGTCAAC AAACGAGAGCGGGAGCAGCGGAGGAAGCTGCAGCACTTCTTAGCTGATCTGGCTTTACTCGGATCCTTACAG GGTTTTAAGTATTTCCAGCCTTGGTTGAGAGGGAAAGAGGAGCTCCTGCTGACTGTTGTCAATGAAGATCTG GGCTGGCGCTCACCGGGCTTCGCAGTGTCCAGAGCCTCCTCCAGCAGCGTCTCCAGCAGCGATTGTTCTTCATCCAGGAGCAGCTCCCCCAGCTTGGCCAGCCGAGCTAGCTCACCTCTACCTGGGGAACCATGGGGCCCGGCGCCAGACTCTCCGACACGCCCACGCACTGTCAG GGACCCAAGCAGCGAGGAGCATCTACTACCAGCCTCCCCCAGCGAGCTAGAGATGGCAGTGCCT GAGGTGAACTGCACCCTGTTTTTACTGGCCGGCTATGTGAAGTACGGTCGGCCCCACGCTTGGATTCGCTCCAACCACGAGCGTCTTGTCAGCATCCGAGGAACGGACTCCATGGTCAGGGACACGCCCATGAAGCTCAAGTCCATCACAGACTGGCAGACCGGAG gtaTTCGTGTGTGGGACATGATCAGCGAGCTGGTGAGTCTCTGCACGGTGCCCTTCCCCTCCAACCCATTCGCATTGGACCTGCGTTACATCCAAAGTCTTCCCGTGCCGGAGCGTTTCCTCGCCACCGGAGCGCTTCTTAATTTCCTTGAGACGTACGCCATCTGTGGCAACCGCGACGAGATGCACTACGACAAAG TGCTGGAGGAGGTGAAGCCTCTGCGACGTCTCCACGTCCAAACCCTACTGGAGCTACAGCGGCTTAAAAAGACGTCTGCGAAGCAGGACACGGACATCTCAACCTGTGTTTCATGA
- the man2b2 gene encoding epididymis-specific alpha-mannosidase isoform X2: MRLLLSIFYLISYSDVMTDAIEPIQTFVIPHSHMDVGWVYTIQESMHAYAANVYSSVVEELSKDRNRRFIAVEQEFFRLWWDNVASGSQKKQVRQLVKEGQLEFVLGGQVMPDEAVTDLDDLLLQMTEGHGFLFETFGVRPRFSWGVDPFGASATMPVLFALAGFDAHLISRVDYDLKDAMQKTKKLQFVWRGSASLQDRQQIFTHTMDQFSYCTPSYLSFSNSSGFYWNGVALFPDPPKNGVYPNMSLPVTKETVHAYASTMVENIKQRADWFRTNHVLWPWGCDKQFYNSSVQFANMDPLMDYINKNSKDFGVTVQYATLGEYFQAVHDAQLVWEVRGSEDFLPYSTDSHQAWTGFYASRNILKGVSRRASAQLHAAETLFTLYRINYPDGPVAKDWALDKLRALRWAVSEVQHHDGITGTESPKVADMYLQHLTQAMMGGEELLAAIFLLLHNIDILSTPINHKTGARQDLEQHVIVYNPLAWNISTVINVTVTFPFARVFDESRRPVPAQIQRSALSNVTYDLFILADVGGLQHIKYLIKFSEKPCSVRSKCGSTFEARGVPFETRSVQDWKKSGRRLLPVLSECYKLMFDQDTNLLHSITHLHDKRRVRVTQDFWEYRVNGDVKAGPISDNYIFSANGSAVRAYEAVRMEIVPGDIITEIRQYFYRNESDDDYAFFIVTRVPECFGSKVRCHGLEQTYSLGPLPVNAEVVLRTSSSLKSERTLYTDNNGYQMMKRTHREFANNTLARNYFPMVRAAYIEDELSRLVLVSDRAHGVSSQASGELEVMLHRRLWNNLPWNLGYNLTLNDSSVVRPTLRLMLASKDVASKIYQREAIELQHRPIVIPIDLPQLHWKEKEHPGSPHTRAVVLPPNLHLLSLSIPGWNYSIHSGENVQPEPDYDRVLLRIMHLFEEEEDPELSKPVTVNLKDVLRGIGEVSAMEERSLTGIWDVGSLQRWTWRTMDNKAGKKRSPRRFGDDPFSVTISAKEIRTFFVSFNSRNL; the protein is encoded by the exons TGTGGTGGAGGAGCTTTCCAAGGATAGGAATCGCAGGTTTATCGCCGTGGAGCAGGAATTCTTTCGACTGTGGTGGGATAATGTAGCCTCGGGCTCCCAAAAGAAACAA GTTCGGCAGCTTGTAAAAGAAGGCCAACTTGAGTTCGTCCTGGGCGGCCAAGTGATGCCCGATGAAGCTGTTACAGATCTAGATGATTTGCTGCTCCAAATGACAG AGGGCCACGGCTTCCTCTTCGAGACGTTTGGCGTGCGTCCGCGCTTCTCGTGGGGTGTCGATCCCTTCGGGGCCTCCGCCACCATGCCCGTGCTCTTCGCCCTGGCTGGGTTCGACGCTCATCTCATCTCCCGTGTTGACTACGACCTGAAAGACGCCATGCAGAAGACTAAG AAATTGCAGTTTGTGTGGCGAGGTTCTGCCTCTTTGCAAGATCGGCAGCAGATCTTTACTCACACCATGGACCAATTCAGCTACTGCACGCCATCTTACCTGTCATTCTCTAACAG CTCTGGCTTCTACTGGAATGGTGTGGCCTTGTTCCCCGACCCCCCGAAAAACGGCGTGTACCCCAACATGAGCTTGCCCGTCACCAAGGAGACGGTGCACGCCTACGCCAGCACCATGGTGGAGAACATCAAGCAGAGGGCCGACTGGTTTCGGACCAACCACGTTCTGTGGCCATGG GGCTGCGACAAACAGTTCTACAACTCGTCCGTGCAGTTCGCCAACATGGACCCATTAATGGACTACATCAACAAGAACAGTAAAGACTTTGGGGTCACGGTCCAGTATGCCACGCTCGGTGAATACTTCCAAGCCGTGCACGACGCGCAACTCGTATGGGAGGTGCGTGGGAGCGAAGACTTCCTGCCTTATTCTACAG ACTCCCACCAGGCGTGGACAGGCTTTTATGCCTCTCGGAACATCCTAAAAGGGGTGTCGCGGCGAGCCAGTGCCCAACTTCATGCGGCGGAGACTCTCTTCACTCTGTACCGCATCAACTATCCGGACGGACCTGTCGCTAAAGACTGGGCGCTTGATAAGCTAAGAGCTCTACGCTGGGCCGTCTCAGAG gtccAGCACCACGATGGCATCACTGGCACAGAGTCCCCAAAAGTAGCAGACATGTACCTGCAGCATCTCACGCAGGCCATGATGGGCGGGGAGGAGCTTCTGGCGGCCATCTTCTTGCTGCTGCACAACATTGACATCTTGAGCACCCCCATTAACCACAAAACag GTGCTCGGCAGGATTTGGAGCAACACGTGATTGTTTACAACCCGCTAGCATGGAACATCTCGACTGTCATCAATGTCACTGTGACGTTCCCGTTTGCACGAGTCTTTGATGAGTCAAGACGACCCGTACCCGCGCAG ATCCAAAGGTCCGCCTTGTCCAATGTCACCTACGACCTGTTCATCCTGGCAGACGTGGGAGGTCTTCAGCACATTAAGTACTTGATCAAGTTCTCAGAGAAGCCGTGCTCGGTGAGGTCCAAGTGTGGCAGCACCTTCGAAGCCAGAGGGGTTCCTTTCGAAACACGCAGTGTGCAGGATTGGAAGAAATCGGGCAGGAGGCTCCTGCCGGTTCTGAGCGAGTGTTACAAGCTCATGTTTGACCAGGACACAAATTTACTACACAGCATCACGCATCT GCATGACAAGAGACGGGTACGAGTGACTCAGGATTTTTGGGAGTACCGCGTGAACGGTGACGTAAAAGCGGGGCCCATTTCGGATAACTACATCTTCAGCGCCAACGGTTCAGCTGTGCGGGCGTACGAGGCCGTGCGAATGGAGATAGTCCCTGGTGACATCATCACTGAAATCAGGCAGTACTTCTACAG GAATGAAAGCGACGACGACTACGCTTTCTTCATCGTCACCCGCGTCCCAGAATGCTTCGGGAGCAAAGTGCGGTGTCACGGGCTGGAGCAGACGTATTCACTGGGGCCTCTGCCCGTCAACGCCGAGGTCGTCCTCAGGACCAGCTCGTCTTTGAAGAGCGAGAGGACGCTGTACACGGACAACAATGGCTACCAGATGATGAAGAGGACGCATAGAGAGTTCGCTAACAACACTTTAGCTCGT AATTATTTCCCCATGGTTCGAGCTGCCTACATAGAGGACGAGCTCAGCCGGCTAGTGCTGGTCAGCGACCGAGCCCACGGCGTGTCCAGCCAAGCCAGTGGAGAACTCGAG GTCATGCTCCACAGGCGCCTGTGGAACAACCTGCCCTGGAACCTCGGCTACAACCTGACCCTCAACGATAGCTCGGTGGTCCGCCCTACGCTGCGCTTGATGCTGGCCTCTAAGGATGTCGCTTCCAAAATTTACCAGAGGGAGGCGATAGAGCTGCAGCACAGACCTATCGTCATACCCATCGACTTGCCAC AGCTGCACTGGAAGGAGAAGGAGCATCCAGGAAGTCCTCACACTCGGGCCGTGGTGCTGCCGCCCAACCTCCACCTGCTCAGCCTTAGCATCCCCGGCTGGAACTACAGCATCCACTCAG gtgaaaatgtgcaGCCGGAGCCTGACTATGATCGGGTCCTGTTGAGAATCATGCATCTGTTTGAGGAAGAAGAAGACCCCGAGCTTTCAAAGCCGGTCACCGTCAACTTGAAG GATGTGCTGCGGGGCATAGGGGAGGTGTCAGCTATGGAGGAGCGTTCTCTGACAGGAATTTGGGATGTAGGCAGCCTGCAGAGGTGGACGTGGAGAACTATGGATAACAAAGCTGGGA AGAAGAGAAGCCCCAGGCGGTTTGGAGACGATCCCTTCTCAGTGACCATTTCAGCCAAAGAAATCCGAACCTTCTTTGTTTCTTTCAACTCTAGGAATCTTTAA